A window of the Limanda limanda chromosome 8, fLimLim1.1, whole genome shotgun sequence genome harbors these coding sequences:
- the LOC133009386 gene encoding sodium/potassium/calcium exchanger 1-like: MHYTRRKRLQLSRVVFLLSGLFLLTLYQLTISARLYEPLPMPQIGQDFGEGSTEEVDEATVETLVLEEPATATHELEPTDQTTTGVHVVKHPDTTTSDLKASTPTGFPPLTTTHRTFVHCIYMAPEPPPEPPTPDPAPPFTTITPASPGEAPHIRGEYPEDVFTIADRRRGWVALHIFGMIYMFVSLAIVCDEFFVPALGVITNKLAISDDVAGATFMAAGGSAPELFVSLIGVFIAHSNVGIGTIVGSAVFNILFVIGMCALLSREVLHLTWWPLFRDVSFYILDLILLIIFFLDNVIMWWESMTLVVSYCLYVTFMKFNVQLEWAFKSQLHKHKNIVKIIAVEEPDETNGIDEDNAPPPQKDKNRLKLKPSLQRGRSSASLHNSTMRSTIFQLMIHTLDPLGEGKFMDKAETLNNVACRKEDSKTQDKSEDGGGKAEQTKEPEAVENKEQPEDKKEDVPAGEDGSGGSEDSDSDDNCSDEDSEESSEDEDYEEEEGENEDEPLSLEWPDTRRKQATYLFLLPIVFPLWLTVPDVRNPKSRKFFAGTFLGSILWIAVFSYLMVWWAHQVGETIGISEEIMGLTILAAGTSIPDLITSVIVARKGLGDMAVSSSVGSNIFDITIGLPVPWLIFSSIHGFAPVAVSSNGLFCAIVLLFLMLLFVIISIASCKWKMNKVLGFTMFLLYFVFLVLSVMLEDRIITCPVSI, encoded by the exons ATGCACTATACAAGAAGGAAGAGGCTGCAGCTGAGCCGGGTGGTGTTTCTCCTCTCTGGGCttttcctcctcaccctctaCCAGCTGACCATCAGTGCCAGACTGTACGAGCCTCTGCCGATGCCTCAGATTGGACAGGACTTTGGAGAAGGTTCAACGGAGGAGGTTGATGAGGCTACAGTGGAGACTCTGGTGCTGGAGGAACCTGCCACTGCAACTCATGAATTAGAGCCCACAGATCAAACGACGACTGGGGTGCATGTAGTGAAACATCCGGATACAACGACGTCAGATTTGAAAGCATCCACCCCCACTGGATTTCCACCACTGACCACCACACACAGGACTTTTGTGCACTGCATCTACATGGCCCCTGAGCCTCCACCAGAGCCCCCCACACCAGATCCAGCTCCTCCTTTCACCACCATCACTCCAGCTTCTCCTGGTGAGGCTCCACATATTAGAGGAGAATACCCTGAAGATGTTTTTACTATAGCAGACCGCAGACGAGGCTGGGTGGCCCTCCACATATTTGGGATGATTTACATGTTTGTGTCACTTGCAATTGTGTGCGATGAGTTTTTTGTTCCTGCTCTGGGGGTAATCACAAACAAGTTAGCCATCTCTGATGATGTGGCAGGAGCCACCTTCATGGCAGCTGGAGGATCTGCCCCTGAGCTTTTCGTCTCTTTGATAGGGGTCTTCATCGCCCACAGCAACGTGGGCATCGGCACGATAGTTGGCTCAgcagttttcaacattttgttcGTGATTGGAATGTGTGCTCTGTTGTCTCGGGAGGTGCTTCATCTCACCTGGTGGCCACTCTTCAGAGACGTGTCCTTCTACATACTCGACCTCATCTTACTCATCATATTCTTCCTGGATAATGTCATAATGTGGTGGGAGAGCATGACGCTGGTGGTCAGTTACTGTCTCTATGTGACCTTCATGAAGTTTAACGTGCAATTAGAGTGGGCCTTCAAGAGCCAACTCCACAAACACAAGAACATTGTGAAAATCATTGCTGTGGAGGAACCTGACGAG ACAAATGGGATAGATGAAGAcaatgctcctcctcctcaaaagGACAAGAACCGGTTAAAG ttGAAGCCGTCCCTTCAGCGAGGGAGAAGTTCCGCTTCCTTACACAACAGCACCATGAGAAGCACCATCTTCCAACTCATGATTCACACGTTAGACCCTCTAGGAGAGG GGAAATTTATGGATAAGGCTGAGACTCTGAATAATGTGGCTTGCCGGAAGGAAGACAGCAAAACTCAAGACAAAAGTGAAG ATGGTGGAGGAAAAGCTGAGCAGACCAAGGAGCCAGAGGCTGTCGAGAACAAGGAGCAGCCGGAGGACAAGAAG GAGGATGTGCCGGCAGGAGAAGATGGGTCAGGGGGATCGGAGGACTCTGACAGTGATGACAATTGCAGCGATGAAGACAGCGAAGAGTCCAGTGAAGATGAGGattatgaggaagaggaaggtgagaACGAGGATGAGCCTCTGTCTTTAGAGTGGCCCGACACGCGACGTAAACAAGCCACCTACCTCTTCCTGCTGCCCATAGTCTTCCCTCTGTGGCTCACAGTTCCTGATGTTCGCAACCCG AAATCCAGAAAATTCTTTGCGGGCACCTTTCTGGGCTCCATTCTGTGGATCGCTGTCTTCTCCTATCTCATGGTGTGGTGGGCCCATCAG GTAGGTGAGACCATCGGCATCTCAGAGGAGATCATGGGCCTCACTATCTTGGCTGCAGGGACGTCAATCCCTGACCTTATAACCAGTGTGATTGTGGCACGTAAAGGCCTGGGGGACATGGCCGTGTCCAGCTCTGTGGGAAGTAACATCTTTGACATCACTATTGG GCTTCCAGTCCCGTGGCTCATTTTCTCATCCATCCACGGTTTCGCCCCTGTGGCCGTCAGCAGCAATGGGCTCTTCTGTGCCAtcgtgctcctcttcctcatgctgCTCTTTGTCATCATCTCCATTGCGTCCTGTAAGTGGAAGATGAATAAGGTGCTGGGTTTCACCATGTTCCTGCTCTACTTTGTCTTCCTGGTGCTCAGC